The Armatimonadota bacterium genome window below encodes:
- a CDS encoding sugar isomerase domain-containing protein, protein MLATRYLNAIHDLLNSIEREQVANIEKAGRMIADCWESGGSVFITEMGHGTASEMTNRAGGLMSLRRFHFGMNLDNGIAECMQNRPRPEPIEPDLEHIRCAVRTSQLRAGDVVLVGSVSGRNRMPIELAIQCREIGAKVIVLTALRYTANVTSAHPSGKKLADVGDLVIDICAPYGDASQKVEGLAVKALPVSGIGFIACLWAICGEAIEAMLAKGLTPHVYMSHNREGGPEFNEKSLAEYNKVGY, encoded by the coding sequence ATGCTGGCAACGCGCTACCTCAACGCCATACACGACCTGCTGAACAGCATCGAGCGGGAGCAGGTCGCCAACATCGAGAAGGCCGGGCGGATGATCGCCGACTGCTGGGAGTCCGGCGGATCGGTCTTCATTACCGAGATGGGCCACGGCACCGCCTCCGAGATGACCAACCGCGCCGGCGGGCTGATGTCGCTCCGCCGCTTCCACTTCGGCATGAACCTCGACAATGGGATCGCGGAGTGTATGCAGAACCGCCCGCGCCCAGAGCCAATTGAGCCCGACCTGGAGCACATCCGGTGCGCGGTCCGCACGAGCCAGCTCAGGGCAGGGGACGTCGTGCTCGTCGGCTCCGTCTCGGGCCGGAACCGGATGCCTATCGAGCTTGCGATCCAGTGCCGGGAGATCGGCGCGAAGGTGATCGTGCTCACCGCTCTGCGGTACACGGCGAACGTCACCTCGGCGCATCCGTCCGGCAAGAAACTCGCTGACGTCGGCGATCTCGTGATCGACATCTGCGCTCCCTATGGCGATGCTTCTCAGAAGGTCGAGGGGCTGGCGGTCAAGGCGCTCCCGGTTTCGGGGATCGGGTTCATCGCATGTCTCTGGGCGATCTGCGGCGAGGCGATCGAGGCGATGCTGGCGAAGGGCCTCACGCCGCACGTCTACATGAGCCACAACCGCGAGGGCGGCCCGGAGTTCAACGAGAAGTCGCTTGCGGAGTACAACAAGGTCGGCTACTGA